The following proteins are encoded in a genomic region of Burkholderia stabilis:
- a CDS encoding acyl-CoA thioesterase, with protein sequence MLTRDAILHVLSNETADLSEKTFHHVIDIYLKDSNAFMNTYFARYFEWQGVCRERWFHECIHNNLLAAGGSFVTKRAHQEYVHETFPFQRVDCFLNTFEVRQCSAYLLFRFYVDGRQVSLGYQQIVFAGPDKRIRRFPAGIIERVKAYEVILPSAVN encoded by the coding sequence ATGCTGACGCGAGACGCGATTCTTCACGTCCTTTCCAACGAAACGGCAGATCTGTCCGAAAAAACCTTCCATCACGTCATTGACATTTACCTCAAGGATTCCAATGCCTTCATGAATACCTATTTCGCACGCTACTTCGAATGGCAGGGCGTATGCCGTGAACGCTGGTTTCACGAATGCATCCACAACAACCTGCTGGCGGCCGGCGGGTCGTTCGTGACCAAGCGCGCGCATCAGGAATACGTCCACGAGACGTTTCCGTTCCAGCGGGTCGATTGCTTTCTCAATACGTTCGAGGTTCGGCAGTGTTCGGCGTATCTGCTGTTTCGCTTCTACGTCGACGGGCGACAGGTGTCGCTGGGGTATCAGCAGATCGTGTTTGCCGGTCCCGACAAGCGGATCCGCCGGTTTCCGGCGGGCATCATCGAGCGCGTCAAGGCGTATGAAGTGATCCTGCCGTCCGCCGTGAACTGA
- a CDS encoding sigma-54-dependent transcriptional regulator, with product MLVGQSPALQQLIQMVDRVAPTRHALLVTGPTGSGKEIVARRIHAHSEMPDEPFVDVNCGAIPENLVEAELFGHVRGAFTGASESRAGVFQQVGRGTLFLDEIGELPLALQPKLLRVLETGSFRPIGASAPLRFDGRVVAATHRDLLAAARAGGFREDLYYRLAVFVLAVPGLDQRDDDIPELVQHFAAQQRRVIDFTQAAMQRLRRHAWPGHVRQLRNLVSRLSVLAPDTQVDVDVLEPFLAAETDGPEACERLADRLLLLDGDDKLAAAEYLLIDRALQRTANNKSAAAALLGVSRKVVERRLKARADRDDEARRHLRRAQASIRDAQFRDAVPLLHRCLDCLLKSGEEANTRRLRFEANLALAVSLRSLHGWLYPEAAAAYAAALEAGEGVCDAAELASVRLGIWTTQLTTLQLSDARATAQDLLQRAQRIGTPATLDEAHLAMTNTLFWLGDSSEALACLARGNLLGIGLDDHRIGAQGLDLAGLALTFAGLACYQTGADDRARHAMTVLMARAARPNTHALAHALNLQGAAWLACLFDDVERLGDLATELVGVSAFAGLAFHQGVGEVFRACWLGAHGEFDEAEQLLLDGYQRMVGHGGALFYSFTAWHHGELLLRAGRPRDCERVLSAALDVVLERQERVYLSELLIVRARAVRASGELALAEQELRSAISTAQALGSVPARIAAATHLADLLAEIGRHADAIQTLERALRGTPPLQAAPVTQRAASRLAELRRAHATLAFAPTRHESAFDARPARP from the coding sequence ATGCTCGTCGGCCAGTCGCCGGCGCTCCAGCAGCTGATCCAGATGGTCGACCGCGTGGCGCCGACGCGCCATGCATTGCTGGTGACGGGGCCGACTGGCTCCGGCAAGGAAATCGTCGCGCGGCGCATCCATGCGCACAGTGAAATGCCCGACGAGCCGTTCGTCGACGTGAACTGCGGCGCGATTCCCGAAAACCTGGTCGAGGCCGAGCTGTTCGGTCACGTGCGAGGCGCGTTTACCGGCGCGTCGGAGAGCCGGGCCGGCGTGTTCCAGCAGGTCGGGCGCGGCACGCTGTTTCTCGACGAGATCGGCGAACTGCCGCTCGCGTTGCAGCCGAAACTGCTGCGCGTGCTCGAGACCGGCAGCTTTCGCCCGATCGGCGCCTCGGCCCCGCTGCGCTTCGACGGGCGCGTGGTTGCGGCCACCCATCGCGACCTGCTCGCGGCGGCCCGCGCCGGCGGCTTTCGCGAGGATCTCTACTACCGGCTCGCGGTATTCGTGCTCGCGGTGCCCGGCCTCGATCAGCGCGACGATGACATCCCCGAGCTCGTCCAGCACTTTGCCGCGCAGCAGCGACGCGTAATCGATTTCACACAGGCAGCGATGCAGCGGCTGCGCCGGCACGCCTGGCCGGGGCACGTACGGCAATTGCGCAATCTCGTCAGCCGGCTCAGCGTGCTCGCCCCCGATACGCAGGTCGACGTCGACGTGCTGGAACCGTTCCTCGCGGCCGAGACGGATGGCCCCGAGGCGTGCGAGCGGCTCGCCGACCGCCTGCTGCTGCTCGACGGCGACGACAAGCTCGCGGCCGCCGAATATCTGCTGATCGATCGCGCACTCCAGCGCACCGCCAACAACAAAAGCGCGGCGGCCGCGCTGCTGGGGGTCAGCCGCAAGGTCGTCGAGCGCCGGCTGAAGGCGCGGGCCGACCGCGACGACGAAGCGCGCCGCCATCTGCGCCGCGCGCAGGCGTCCATCCGCGACGCGCAGTTCCGCGATGCGGTGCCGCTGCTGCACCGTTGCCTCGACTGCCTGTTGAAGAGCGGCGAGGAGGCGAACACGCGGCGCCTGCGTTTCGAGGCCAACCTGGCACTGGCCGTCAGCCTGCGCAGCCTGCATGGCTGGCTGTATCCGGAGGCGGCCGCCGCGTATGCCGCCGCGCTCGAGGCGGGCGAGGGCGTGTGCGACGCCGCCGAGCTCGCCTCGGTGCGGCTCGGCATCTGGACCACGCAGCTCACGACGCTGCAACTGAGCGACGCGCGGGCGACCGCGCAGGACCTGCTGCAGCGTGCGCAACGGATCGGCACGCCGGCGACGCTCGACGAAGCGCACCTCGCGATGACCAACACGCTGTTCTGGCTCGGCGACAGCAGCGAGGCGCTCGCCTGCCTGGCGCGCGGCAACCTGCTCGGCATCGGTCTCGACGATCATCGCATCGGCGCGCAAGGGCTCGACCTGGCCGGGCTTGCGCTGACCTTCGCGGGGCTCGCCTGTTACCAGACGGGCGCCGACGATCGCGCGCGGCACGCGATGACGGTGCTGATGGCCCGCGCGGCCCGTCCGAACACGCATGCGCTCGCGCACGCGCTGAACCTGCAGGGCGCCGCGTGGCTCGCCTGTCTGTTCGACGACGTCGAGCGGCTCGGTGATCTCGCAACCGAGCTCGTCGGCGTGTCGGCATTCGCCGGTCTTGCGTTCCATCAGGGCGTGGGCGAGGTGTTCCGGGCCTGCTGGCTCGGCGCGCACGGCGAGTTCGACGAGGCCGAGCAACTGCTGCTCGACGGCTATCAGCGGATGGTCGGGCACGGCGGCGCACTGTTCTATTCGTTTACGGCCTGGCATCACGGCGAACTGTTGCTGCGCGCGGGCCGCCCCCGAGACTGCGAGCGGGTGCTGAGCGCCGCGCTCGACGTCGTGCTCGAGCGGCAGGAGCGTGTGTATCTCAGCGAATTGCTGATCGTCCGCGCGCGCGCGGTACGCGCGAGCGGCGAACTGGCGCTGGCCGAACAGGAACTGCGCAGCGCGATCTCGACGGCTCAGGCGCTCGGCTCGGTGCCCGCGCGCATCGCCGCCGCGACGCATCTCGCCGATCTGCTGGCCGAAATCGGCCGGCACGCCGATGCGATCCAGACGCTCGAACGCGCATTGCGCGGCACGCCGCCGCTGCAGGCCGCACCCGTCACGCAGCGCGCGGCATCGCGGCTTGCCGAGCTGCGCCGCGCGCACGCGACGTTGGCCTTCGCGCCGACGCGCCACGAATCCGCCTTCGACGCGCGTCCGGCACGTCCCTGA
- a CDS encoding response regulator, producing the protein MQSFVRQPVLYPVSVVFVDDNPDFLQALQGAFPDEHLNRFFTQPKVALDFVSSRDAEMPPTAADYFGAEKKGGNAVGQDALADPARFEAVGAVVVDYSMPEVDGIQFLSSIRNENCTKILLTGVADERAAVDAFNAGLIDCYLKKTDVEMARKLAAVLDNAKRKHCAARGHISLHEAGATYRDPRIVKLIDEVAAREGIVEYYWRPHQDAVLMFDAAGAPSVLLAWNEEDWSFHCDIVSDAHGPAELRDGMEARRVMPLFWPCQAYRPGLTDIRCAAPLPVPEWPGTFYSWTRLDETATEHALPTLAKWRQA; encoded by the coding sequence ATGCAATCCTTTGTCAGGCAGCCGGTGCTCTATCCCGTGTCCGTGGTGTTTGTCGACGACAATCCGGATTTCCTGCAGGCGCTGCAAGGCGCATTTCCGGACGAACACCTGAACCGTTTTTTTACGCAACCCAAGGTGGCGCTCGACTTCGTTTCGTCGCGTGATGCGGAGATGCCGCCAACGGCCGCGGACTATTTCGGTGCGGAGAAAAAAGGTGGAAATGCGGTCGGCCAGGATGCGCTTGCCGATCCCGCACGGTTCGAGGCGGTGGGCGCGGTGGTCGTCGACTATTCGATGCCGGAGGTCGACGGCATCCAGTTTCTGTCCTCCATCCGCAACGAGAACTGCACGAAAATCCTGCTCACCGGCGTCGCCGACGAGCGCGCGGCGGTGGACGCGTTCAACGCCGGACTGATCGATTGCTATCTGAAGAAGACCGACGTCGAGATGGCGCGCAAGCTGGCAGCCGTGCTGGACAACGCGAAACGCAAGCACTGCGCGGCCCGCGGGCACATCAGCCTGCATGAAGCGGGCGCGACCTACCGGGACCCGCGGATCGTCAAACTGATCGACGAGGTGGCCGCGCGGGAAGGGATCGTCGAATACTACTGGCGCCCCCATCAAGACGCCGTGCTGATGTTCGACGCCGCCGGCGCGCCCAGCGTATTGCTCGCCTGGAACGAAGAGGACTGGTCGTTTCACTGCGATATCGTGTCCGACGCGCACGGGCCGGCCGAGTTGCGCGACGGCATGGAAGCGCGCCGCGTGATGCCGCTGTTCTGGCCATGTCAGGCCTATCGGCCGGGCCTCACGGACATTCGCTGCGCGGCCCCGCTACCCGTTCCGGAATGGCCAGGCACGTTTTATAGCTGGACCCGTCTGGATGAAACGGCCACCGAGCACGCGCTGCCTACGTTGGCAAAATGGCGTCAGGCGTAA
- a CDS encoding sensor histidine kinase — protein sequence MYSILPAFISALFLGFGLYVLATKGLTRVSVPFVLMCAATFVWQGTWAFLFQTTDPDIADVLVKAGYLFILFLPTTFYHFVTEVVSRRGERPIMFASYGLCVVLAVLLVTSNEVVDGFRVHFFGPYPKAGPLHPLHVVQTVLLAGRSGWLLIEARRQERARDVRQLLTQCFVSLGFYSLAATDYAVNYGVEFYPVGVLFIALSLGILATSIVRYGLMGPYLLAATVAHEVATPLAAIGLHADELRNVLPVLLRGYRLAVEHRLCADGLYPGQLERLPALASSIRRQVDTTSTVVEMSLASFTLDRLDRHGFAAYSIRACVDAALDRFPFRPGERDRVSVGAIDPDLRFSGSDSLVIFVIFNLLKNALYAIHAEGHGQIGIEAHRSDGYCVMRFSDTGPGIAPEVLPRIFDAFFSTKSHGCGAGMGLSFCRRVCEALGGTIACESVPGVRTTFTLRLPEPGSPADQALRDPPAPSRRYRIG from the coding sequence ATGTACTCGATCCTGCCCGCGTTCATCTCTGCGTTGTTTCTCGGGTTCGGCCTCTACGTGCTGGCCACCAAGGGGCTTACGCGGGTATCCGTCCCGTTCGTCCTGATGTGCGCGGCGACCTTCGTCTGGCAGGGAACGTGGGCCTTCCTGTTCCAGACGACCGATCCGGACATCGCCGACGTGCTGGTCAAGGCCGGCTATCTGTTCATCCTTTTCCTGCCGACGACCTTCTATCACTTCGTGACGGAGGTCGTGTCGCGTCGCGGCGAGCGGCCGATCATGTTCGCGTCCTACGGGCTCTGCGTCGTGCTGGCCGTGCTGCTGGTCACGAGCAATGAGGTCGTCGATGGATTCCGCGTGCATTTCTTTGGACCGTATCCGAAGGCGGGCCCGCTGCATCCGTTGCACGTCGTGCAGACGGTATTGCTGGCCGGCCGCAGCGGTTGGCTGCTGATCGAGGCAAGACGACAGGAGCGAGCGCGGGACGTCCGGCAACTGCTCACGCAATGTTTCGTCAGCCTGGGCTTCTACTCGCTCGCGGCCACCGACTACGCGGTGAACTACGGCGTCGAGTTCTATCCGGTGGGGGTGCTGTTCATCGCGCTCAGTCTCGGGATTCTCGCGACGTCGATCGTCCGCTATGGCCTGATGGGCCCCTATCTGCTGGCCGCGACGGTCGCGCACGAAGTGGCCACGCCGCTGGCGGCGATCGGCCTGCACGCGGACGAGCTGCGCAACGTCCTGCCGGTCCTGCTGCGCGGGTATCGGCTGGCGGTGGAGCACCGGTTGTGCGCCGACGGTCTGTATCCCGGGCAGCTGGAGCGGCTGCCGGCGCTCGCGTCGTCGATCCGGCGCCAGGTCGACACCACGAGTACCGTGGTCGAAATGTCCCTGGCGTCCTTTACGCTGGACCGACTCGATCGCCATGGCTTCGCCGCCTATTCGATACGGGCCTGTGTCGACGCCGCGTTGGATCGCTTCCCCTTCCGTCCGGGCGAGCGAGACCGCGTATCGGTCGGCGCGATCGATCCGGACCTTCGGTTTTCCGGATCCGACTCGCTCGTGATATTCGTCATCTTCAATCTGCTGAAAAACGCCCTGTACGCGATCCACGCAGAAGGCCACGGGCAGATCGGGATCGAGGCCCATCGCAGCGACGGTTATTGCGTGATGCGTTTCAGCGATACGGGCCCGGGCATTGCGCCCGAGGTGCTTCCTCGAATCTTCGACGCCTTCTTCTCGACCAAATCGCACGGTTGCGGCGCCGGCATGGGCCTGAGTTTTTGCCGCCGCGTATGCGAAGCGCTCGGCGGCACCATCGCGTGTGAATCCGTCCCTGGCGTACGGACCACGTTCACGCTTCGGCTGCCGGAGCCCGGTTCGCCGGCGGACCAGGCATTGCGCGATCCGCCGGCGCCCTCCCGGCGCTATCGCATCGGGTAA
- a CDS encoding IS5-like element ISBmu2 family transposase — MKRQIGFAEAEIAGKKRVTRRQRFLEEMEKVVPWQRLLSAIEPHYPKGTRGRPPIGLERMLRIYFVQQWYGLSDEGLEDALYDSITLRAFAGIDLAIENVPDATTLLKFRRLLIEHELTRKLFDEIGISLCERGLMMKEGTLVDATIIEAPPSTKNAGKSRDPEMHQTKKGNEWHFGMKAHIGVDADSGLIHSVVGTAANVSDVSQAHALLHGHEEQVFADAGYIGVDKREEMAGKAVKWHVAARRGKIKAMQEGALKDLVIALERTKAQIRSRVEHPFHIVKNLFQHRKTRYKGLAKNTAQLFSLFALANLVIARNLLRSVHGSSPSCV, encoded by the coding sequence ATGAAGAGGCAGATCGGCTTCGCGGAAGCGGAAATTGCAGGCAAGAAGCGAGTGACGAGGCGCCAACGCTTCCTGGAAGAGATGGAGAAGGTCGTTCCGTGGCAGCGCTTGCTGTCGGCCATCGAACCGCACTATCCGAAGGGCACGCGAGGTCGCCCGCCGATTGGCCTTGAGCGGATGCTGCGAATCTACTTCGTGCAACAGTGGTACGGACTGTCGGACGAAGGACTGGAAGACGCGCTGTATGACAGCATCACGCTGCGAGCCTTCGCCGGCATCGATCTGGCGATCGAGAACGTGCCTGATGCAACCACGCTGTTGAAGTTCCGGCGCCTGCTGATCGAACACGAACTGACACGGAAGTTGTTCGACGAGATTGGCATCTCGCTGTGCGAGCGTGGGCTGATGATGAAGGAAGGCACGCTGGTTGACGCGACGATCATTGAAGCGCCGCCGTCGACCAAGAATGCCGGGAAGAGCCGTGACCCGGAAATGCATCAAACGAAGAAGGGCAACGAATGGCACTTTGGCATGAAAGCCCACATTGGCGTCGACGCCGACTCGGGCCTGATTCACAGTGTGGTTGGCACGGCGGCCAACGTGTCGGATGTATCGCAAGCTCATGCCCTGCTGCACGGGCATGAAGAGCAGGTGTTCGCCGACGCGGGCTACATTGGCGTCGACAAGCGCGAGGAAATGGCGGGCAAGGCCGTGAAGTGGCACGTCGCTGCCAGGCGGGGAAAGATCAAGGCGATGCAAGAAGGAGCGCTGAAGGACCTGGTGATCGCGCTCGAGCGAACCAAGGCGCAGATCCGTTCGCGGGTTGAGCATCCGTTTCATATCGTCAAGAATCTGTTTCAGCATCGCAAGACCCGATACAAGGGCTTGGCCAAGAACACCGCGCAACTGTTCAGCCTGTTCGCTCTGGCGAATCTGGTGATTGCGCGAAATCTGTTGCGATCGGTCCATGGGAGCAGTCCGTCATGCGTATGA